The Nitrospira sp. nucleotide sequence GGGTTTCCTCGTGCTGAACTGAATCGGATTCGGCAGCTTGTTCAGCTCAATCAGGATCGACTTCTGGAGGCCTGGTATGAATACTTTGGCGATTGACACCGCCGTTCCCACAGCAGAATCGGTCATTCTGACAAACGACACGTTGACCGTCGAACTGAGCGATGGGCGGAGCCTATCCGTTCCCCTTGATTGGTTCCCTCGCTTAGTCCATGCGACGCAAGCGGAACGAAAACGCTGGCGATTGATCGGTCGGGGACGCGGCATCCATTGGGATCTGCTCGACGAGGACATCGGCATCGATGGACTCTTGGCTGGCAAGCCATCAGGCGAAAGCCAGGCCTCCTTTCAGAAGTGGCTTGCTGCTCGCCAAGGCACCCGAACCAGACGAACTACCCCTCGTAGAGGCGTCACACGCCGCTAACGAATGCCACGGAGAGCGGTGAGGACAGTCAACTCTTCATCCGCATGGTTGTCGACGGCCTCCGCATTGTCCGTGGCAACGCGAAGGACTTGGTGCTTCCCCCGCCCGACTCAGAAGAATTCATCTTCCTAGCCCGCCGCGTCGGCTACACAACGGACGACTGGCAGGCGGGAGCAAGACATCTCCAGACGGATATTGAGCAGCACATGAAGCTGACCAAAGAGTTTTTCGAGAAGACGTTTGGGAAAGTATGAGTCATTTCTTTCAATATGTGCCTACAAGACTTGGCCCTCATTTTTGACCCTAATTTTCTCATTACAAGGTTGATTCTCTATGAGCGACAAAATCCCAGGTGCATTGAAAGACTTATGCGCAATGAGCGAAAAGAACCTTCAGTCACTTGTGATTGAACCCCTTTTGAGAAAGAAAGGGTTTCGCAATGTACATGATCACTCAGGCCCGAATGAAAAAGGCAAAGATCTAATCGCAACTAAGTCAGACGAATTCGGACGAATTGATCTTTACTCAATTCAGATTAAGAAGGTACAAGCATCTCGCAAAGCGGCATCGACTAAGGGCATCTCATTCTTATTAGGACAGCTCGAACAAGCCCTTGAGGAGCCTGTCGTAGATCCTGTGACCCATTCTCAGCGAGTT carries:
- a CDS encoding DUF2442 domain-containing protein; this translates as MNTLAIDTAVPTAESVILTNDTLTVELSDGRSLSVPLDWFPRLVHATQAERKRWRLIGRGRGIHWDLLDEDIGIDGLLAGKPSGESQASFQKWLAARQGTRTRRTTPRRGVTRR